The Pararhizobium sp. IMCC21322 sequence CAGCCTCTTCCAGATGGTCCATATCAACCAGCAGACCGGCATTCATCAGCAACTCGACATGCACACCGTCCTTGCTGACACTTGGCAGGTTCCGGTTGGCTCGGTACCGCTCCATGCGCTTGGCGCGAAAGCGAACCTTTTCGCCATAGGAATGAACAACTTCCGGCGTCGGGCGCAAATGCACCTCGCCAGCATCACCGTCGATGATTATGTCATCGCCGGATTCAGCCAAAGCCACCACGTCGATGGCACGCCCGACACTGGGCAGGCCAAGCGCGCGGGCCACAATGCTGACATGGCTTGTGGGCGCACTTTCCTCCAGCACCAGACCACGCAGATTTGACCGGTCATAATCCAGCAGTTCTGCAGCGCCCATTGTGCGTGCAATCAGAACTGCATTTTCTGGCAATTCTGCCGTCATGTCGGTCTGGGGCTTGCCCATCAGCACGCGTAAAAGGCGGTTTGCCAGATCCTCAAAATCATGCAGCCGGTCCAGAAGATAAGGATCACTGGCCTGCCTCTTCATACGCGCCCGGGTCTGGTTCTGGACCCGTTCAACAGCGGCTTCGGCTGTAAGGCCGGACTGCACGGCCTCTTTGATGCGCCGGACCCAGCCCTGATCATTGGCAAACATGCGATAGGCTTCCAGCACATCACGATGCGCACCACCAGCCGCCATATCTCCCCGTGCCAGCATGTCATCGACCGACAGACGCAAGCTGGCAATTGCCGCATCAAGGCGGCGCAATTCAGTTGGGATATCCTCAGCAATCAGCTCCGTCACCACCACGCGGGGCTGATGCAGCACGACAGTCCCAAGACCGATCCCTTCGCACAGGGTGGTGCCGGCGAAATGACTGGAACGACGAATGTCCAGATCGCCCCCCGCTCCCGAAAGGCCGGATAATTCTTCAGATGCCAGAACTTCGGCAATAACCATGGCCGTGGTCTGAAGCGCTTCGACTTCATCTTCGGCATAGCCGCGCTGGGTGGCGTTCTGCACCACCAGCACGCCCAGTGTGCGCCCTGCCCGCAAAATAGGTACGCCCAGAAAGGAATGATATAAATCCTCGCCGGTTTCCGGACGATAGGCAAATTGCGGGTGGCTGCGCGCTTCAGGCAGATTAAGCGGTCGCGCATTAGCGGCAATCAGACCCACAAGTCCTTCGCCAACGCGCAGGGTTGTCTTGTGGACCGCATCCCGGTTCAGGCCCTCAGTGGCGTAAAGTTCAAGCGCACGGTCTGTCCGCAAGGCATAAATGGAACAGACCTCAGCCACCATATTGGACGCAATCAGGCTGGCGACCTTATCCAGTCGCTCCTGCGCGCCAATCGATTCCGCCATGGTTGCCCGAAGGCTGCGGAGCAAAAGGCGCGGACCTGCTGTGGCACCAGGCATCCGCGTCATCCTTCTGGCTTATAACTCATGTGTGCCTCAATCCTTTACCTGGCCTGCATGCCTTTACCCGGCCCGCATGACGAACAGTGTCTCTACAACATTGCGAGTGCAATTATGTGTCACACAGACTGTCTGCCGATCCCTCAGTCCTGCGGCTTGTCGAGGCCATAAAGGCTGTGCAGGGACCGTACAGCCAACTCAGTATAGGCTGCATCGATCAAAATCGAAATCTTGATTTCGGAGGTCGTGATAAGTTGAATGTTAATGCCTTTTTCAGCCAGAGAGCTGAAAGCCTGGGCCGCAACACCAGCATGCGACCGCATGCCAATGCCAATGACAGAAACCTTCACCACATCTTCGGAGCCGGAAACAAGCTCGCAGATGATCTCGCCGCATTCGCGCTGTTCATCAATCACCTTGCGCGCACGGGCGTAATCCGCTTGCGGCACAGTGAAGGTGATATCTGTTGTTTTACCGTCTTCAGAAATATTCTGGACAATCATGTCCACAATCACATTGCCCTCAGACAAGGGCAGGAAGATCGCAGCTGCGACACCTGGCCTGTCAGCAACCCTGCGCAAAGTGATTTTTGCTTCATCCTTGCTGTAGGCAATACCTGTCACCAATTGCTGTTCCATAAAAGCCTCTTCATCACAAATCAGGGTGCCGGGCGGTGTTGCGCCAGGGCTGGAATCGATTGAGTCCGGATCATCAAAACTGGACCGCACAAACATGGGCACATTATGCACCATGGCCATCTCGACAGAACGGACCTGCAGCACTTTCGCACCCAGAGAAGCCATCTCCAGCATCTCTTCAAAGGCCACACGGTCCATGCGCCTGGCACCTGGCACCATGCGTGGATCGGTTGTATAAACCCCATCCACATCGGTATAAATATCACATCGGTCTGCGTTCACTGCTGCTGCAATGGCAACCGCACTGGTGTCCGACCCGCCCCGTCCCAGCGTGGAAATCCGGTTGTCAGGGCCAATGCCCTGAAAGCCGGCAATAACCGCGACCTGGTTGATTTCCAGACGCTCGATCAGCCGCGTCCCGTCAATGTCCGTAATGCGAGCAACCCCATGGGCGCCGTCTGTCAGAATCGGTATCTGCCAGCCCAGCCAGGACCGCGCATCCACACCCATATTCTGCAGCGTCATGGCCAGCAAACCTGCCGTAACCTGTTCTCCGGAGGCCACCACGGCGTCATATTCGCGCGCATCATGAAACGGGCTTGCCTCGCGACACCAACCCACAAGCTCATTGGTCTTGCCGGACATGGCGGACACAACAACAGCAACCTGATGGCCAGCGTTGATTTCGCGCTGAACATGGCGGGCCACATTTTTTATGCGCTCAAGATCGGCGACGGATGTACCGCCGAATTTCATGACTAATCGGGACATGCTTTCAGAACTCTTTTATGCAGCGGACATACGGCAGAAAACCACCGGTAATCCAGCCTTTTTGCGCGGCCTTCTTAGACGTTGAGTGGCAAGGAAGCAACCGCGCTGTGCATACATTTGCGCCCATTCTTCCCTGTTTTGCTTGACATGTGATCAATGCCAACCACGTTTAGCCATAACAGACCGTGATCCACAAAACATGAAGACCAAAATGGCTGAAGCACCCAACTCCGGAAGAACCACCATCGATGACGCTGAAGTGGAGCGTTTTTCAAAGCTGGCGGCAGAATGGTGGAACCCAACCGGCAAGTTCAAACCGCTGCATAAATTCAATCCGGTCCGCATGGCTTATATCAAGGAAAAAGTGTCAGCCCATTTTGACCGCGACATCAAGGCGACAGATGCCTTTGCTGGCTTGCGCATTCTCGATATTGGCTGCGGCGGCGGTCTTTTATGTGAACCCATGGCGCGGCTGGGGGCGGGTATTGTCGGCGTGGATGCGTCAGCTACAAACATCAATGTTGCCTCACTGCATGCAGAACAAAGCGGCCTTTCCATCGATTATCGGGCGACAACTGCCGAGGCTCTG is a genomic window containing:
- the ptsP gene encoding phosphoenolpyruvate--protein phosphotransferase, which gives rise to MPGATAGPRLLLRSLRATMAESIGAQERLDKVASLIASNMVAEVCSIYALRTDRALELYATEGLNRDAVHKTTLRVGEGLVGLIAANARPLNLPEARSHPQFAYRPETGEDLYHSFLGVPILRAGRTLGVLVVQNATQRGYAEDEVEALQTTAMVIAEVLASEELSGLSGAGGDLDIRRSSHFAGTTLCEGIGLGTVVLHQPRVVVTELIAEDIPTELRRLDAAIASLRLSVDDMLARGDMAAGGAHRDVLEAYRMFANDQGWVRRIKEAVQSGLTAEAAVERVQNQTRARMKRQASDPYLLDRLHDFEDLANRLLRVLMGKPQTDMTAELPENAVLIARTMGAAELLDYDRSNLRGLVLEESAPTSHVSIVARALGLPSVGRAIDVVALAESGDDIIIDGDAGEVHLRPTPEVVHSYGEKVRFRAKRMERYRANRNLPSVSKDGVHVELLMNAGLLVDMDHLEEAGASGIGLFRTELQFMVASSFPKMAEQQALYEQVYEHAKGKPVTFRSIDVGGDKVLPYLRMDVEENPAMGWRAIRLGLDRPGLMRAQIRALLLAAKDNELRLMFPMITEVSELRKARLAVEREIDHVRRHYEVEPPKLQMGAMLEVPSLLFQLDELFEVADFISVGSNDLLQFMTASDRGNTRVAERFDPLGSPYFRALKQVTEAADKAGKSLSLCGDMAGHPLAAMALLGIGFRQISMSPAQIGPVKEMLRALPVQELQDKFAEWLNDSSGVPGLRGLLEDFAKAHQVPY
- a CDS encoding aspartate kinase; this encodes MSRLVMKFGGTSVADLERIKNVARHVQREINAGHQVAVVVSAMSGKTNELVGWCREASPFHDAREYDAVVASGEQVTAGLLAMTLQNMGVDARSWLGWQIPILTDGAHGVARITDIDGTRLIERLEINQVAVIAGFQGIGPDNRISTLGRGGSDTSAVAIAAAVNADRCDIYTDVDGVYTTDPRMVPGARRMDRVAFEEMLEMASLGAKVLQVRSVEMAMVHNVPMFVRSSFDDPDSIDSSPGATPPGTLICDEEAFMEQQLVTGIAYSKDEAKITLRRVADRPGVAAAIFLPLSEGNVIVDMIVQNISEDGKTTDITFTVPQADYARARKVIDEQRECGEIICELVSGSEDVVKVSVIGIGMRSHAGVAAQAFSSLAEKGINIQLITTSEIKISILIDAAYTELAVRSLHSLYGLDKPQD
- the ubiG gene encoding bifunctional 2-polyprenyl-6-hydroxyphenol methylase/3-demethylubiquinol 3-O-methyltransferase UbiG is translated as MAEAPNSGRTTIDDAEVERFSKLAAEWWNPTGKFKPLHKFNPVRMAYIKEKVSAHFDRDIKATDAFAGLRILDIGCGGGLLCEPMARLGAGIVGVDASATNINVASLHAEQSGLSIDYRATTAEALSDEGETFDIILNMEVVEHVADVPLFLSECSKMLRPGGLMFVATINRTMKAWGLAIIGAEHILRWLPKGTHQYEKLVRPEEIEQPLNAQGLSILEINGVFYNPLKDVWALSNDTDVNYMMLAERPK